The following are encoded together in the Lathyrus oleraceus cultivar Zhongwan6 chromosome 3, CAAS_Psat_ZW6_1.0, whole genome shotgun sequence genome:
- the LOC127131127 gene encoding probable LRR receptor-like serine/threonine-protein kinase At4g36180 → MIKDIPGISCFEDMPAKFAALPKEALYSTQKEGEVVTEERNQDRASLLTFKASIFKDTTDTLSSWISRDCCDGGWEGVQCDASTGRVNMLQIQSPDVKDSGSFMKSTLSPALGNIPDQIGNLKSLTSLQLSGNQLTRHFPLSISKLQKLWYLNVSRNGLSDPLPAIPVKGIPSLLSIDLSYNILSLGSVPDWIRSKELRDVHLAGCKLKGDLPHFVRPDTLSSIDLSDNFLVDGISNFFTNMSSLQDVKLSNNQLRFDISKIKLPFGLASIDLHANHLMGSLSSSINNMTSSSLEVIDVSNNFISGHIPEFVEGSSLKVLNLGSNNLSGSIPVSISNLVELERLDISRNNILGNIPSSLGQLQNLQWLDVSINGITGQIPGSFSQITSLKHANFRTNRLCGEIPTE, encoded by the exons ATGATTAAAGACATACCTGGCATCTCATGTTTTGAGGACATGCCTGCTAAATTTGCAGCTTTACCGAAAGAGGCACTTTATAGCACACAGAAGGAGGGTGAAG TTGTTACAgaagaaagaaatcaagatagaGCTTCTCTTCTCACCTTTAAAGCAAGCATTTTCAAGGACACAACAGATACCTTATCGTCGTGGATAAGCCGCGACTGTTGCGACGGAGGATGGGAAGGAGTTCAATGTGATGCATCCACTGGTAGAGTTAATATGTTGCAGATACAAAGTCCTGATGTTAAAGATAGTGGGAGTTTTATGAAGAGTACTCTTTCTCCAGCACTTGGAAACATTCCGGATCAAATAGGAAACCTGAAATCATTGACAAGTCTTCAACTTAGTGGCAATCAGCTAACAAGACACTTTCCACTATCCATATCGAAATTGCAGAAACTTTGGTACCTTAATGTATCGAGAAATGGACTCTCGGATCCCTTACCTGCGATTCCTGTCAAGGGCATTCCTTCCCTTTTGTCCATAGACCTGTCTTATAATATTCTCAGCCTTGGAAGTGTTCCTGATTGGATCAGAAGCAAGGAACTTAGAGATGTACACCTAGCCGGGTGTAAATTGAAGGGTGATCTTCCGCATTTTGTCAGACCCGACACTTTGAGCTCTATAGACCTATCAGACAACTTTCTGGTTGATGGTATCTCAAACTTCTTCACAAATATGTCCAGTTTGCAAGATGTCAAGCTCTCAAACAACCAGTTGAGGTTTGACATTTCTAAGATAAAATTGCCATTTGGGTTGGCTTCAATAGATTTGCATGCAAATCATTTGATGGGTTCGCTGTCGTCATCCATAAATAACATGACAAGCAGCTCTTTGGAGGTAATTGATGTCTCAAACAATTTCATTTCTGGTCACATTCCAGAATTTGTAGAAGGTTCAAGTTTGAAGGTGCTAAACTTGGGAAGCAACAATCTATCAGGTTCAATCCCAGTTTCTATTTCAAATTTGGTAGAACTCGAAAGATTGGACATCTCAAGGAATAACATACTGGGAAACATCCCTTCAAGTCTAGGTCAGTTGCAGAACCTACAATGGCTTGATGTATCTATAAATGGAATAACAGGACAAATACCAGGTAGCTTTTCACAGATCACTAGTCTCAAGCATGCAAATTTCAGGACAAACAGGCTGTGTGGAGAAATCCCCACAGAGTAG
- the LOC127131128 gene encoding NADP-dependent malic enzyme, with product MAYVNGSVGGGVKDLYGEDSATEDKLITPWSFSVASGCTLLRDPRYNKGLAFTEKERDAHYVRGLLPPAVYTQDLQEKRLMHNLHQYDVPLHRYIALMDLQERNERLFYKLLIDNVEELLPFVYTPTVGEACQKYGSIYRRPQGLYISLKEKGKILEVLKNWAEKTIQVIVVTDGERILGLGDLGAQGMGIPVGKLSLYTALGDRTITLGKATNPPRQCRGQMVIHIHCKMAAIDIVPDLLPYYYHKLNMEWH from the coding sequence ATGGCTTACGTGAACGGTTCTGTCGGTGGTGGTGTTAAGGATCTCTATGGTGAAGATAGTGCTACAGAAGATAAACTCATCACACCATGGAGTTTCTCTGTGGCTAGTGGATGCACTTTGCTCAGAGATCCACGTTACAACAAAGGTCTTGCTTTCACTGAGAAAGAAAGAGATGCTCATTACGTTCGTGGCCTTTTGCCTCCCGCTGTTTACACTCAAGATCTTCAGGAAAAGAGATTAATGCATAATCTTCACCAATATGATGTTCCTCTTCATAGGTATATAGCCTTGATGGATCTTCAGGAGAGGAATGAGAGGCTGTTTTACAAGCTTCTCATCGACAATGTCGAGGAATTGTTACCGTTTGTTTACACTCCAACTGTTGGAGAAGCATGTCAGAAATATGGAAGCATTTATAGGCGTCCTCAGGGTTTATATATCAGTTTGAAAGAGAAAGGCAAGATCCTTGAAGTTCTTAAGAACTGGGCGGAGAAAACTATTCAAGTTATTGTTGTGACAGATGGTGAACGTATATTAGGACTAGGAGATCTCGGTGCCCAGGGAATGGGAATTCCTGTTGGGAAGCTTTCTCTATATACTGCATTAGGAGACAGAACCATTACCTTAGGGAAAGCCACAAACCCGCCAAGACAATGCCGAGGACAAATGGTCATCCATATCCATTGTAAAATGGCTGCTATCGACATTGTGCCAGATCTGTTACCGTACTACTACCACAAGCTCAACATGGAATGGCATTGA
- the LOC127131129 gene encoding probable LRR receptor-like serine/threonine-protein kinase At4g36180 → MIKDIPGISCFEDMPAKFAALPKEALYSTQKEGEGTSRLKQLEVALDAAEIGKQNAETEAVLAKEKAEVLKPEIKQIELTLAVVTEERNQDRASLLTFKASIFKDTTDTLSSWISRDCCDGGWEGVQCDASTGRVNMLQIQSPDVKDSGSFMKSTLSPALGNIPDQIGNLKSLTSLQLSGNQLTRHFPLSISKLQKLWYLNVSRNGLSDPLPAIPVKGIPSLLSIDLSYNILSLGSVPDWIRSKELRDVHLARCKLKGDLPHFVRPDTLSSIDLSDNFLVDGISNFFTNMSSLQDVKLSNNQLRFDISKIKLPFGLASIDLHANHLMGSLSSSINNMTSSSLEVIDVSNNFISGHIPEFVEGSSLKVLNLGSNNLSGSIPVSISNLVELERLDISRNNILGNIPSSLGQLQNLQWLDVSINGITGQIPGSFSQITSLKHANFRTNRLCGEIPTE, encoded by the coding sequence ATGATTAAAGACATACCTGGCATCTCATGTTTTGAGGACATGCCTGCTAAATTTGCAGCTTTACCGAAAGAGGCACTTTATAGCACACAGAAGGAGGGTGAAGGCACTAGTCGCTTAAAACAACTGGAGGTGGCTTTGGATGCTGCTGAGATTGGTAAACAAAATGCCGAAACTGAGGCTGTGTTGGCCAAAGAGAAAGCCGAAGTATTAAAACCAGAGATCAAACAGATTGAATTAACGCTTGCAGTTGTTACAgaagaaagaaatcaagatagaGCTTCTCTTCTCACCTTTAAAGCAAGCATTTTCAAGGACACAACAGATACCTTATCGTCGTGGATAAGCCGCGACTGCTGCGACGGAGGATGGGAAGGAGTTCAATGTGATGCATCCACTGGTAGAGTTAATATGTTGCAGATACAAAGTCCTGATGTTAAAGATAGTGGGAGTTTTATGAAGAGTACTCTTTCTCCAGCACTTGGAAACATTCCGGATCAAATAGGAAACCTGAAATCATTGACAAGTCTTCAACTTAGTGGCAATCAGCTAACAAGACACTTTCCACTATCCATATCGAAATTGCAGAAACTTTGGTACCTTAATGTATCGAGAAATGGACTCTCGGATCCCTTACCTGCGATTCCTGTCAAGGGCATTCCTTCCCTTTTGTCCATAGACCTGTCTTATAATATTCTCAGCCTTGGAAGTGTTCCTGATTGGATCAGAAGCAAGGAACTTAGAGATGTACACCTAGCCAGGTGTAAATTGAAGGGTGATCTTCCGCATTTTGTCAGACCCGACACTTTGAGCTCTATAGACCTATCAGACAACTTTCTGGTTGATGGTATCTCAAACTTCTTCACAAATATGTCCAGTTTGCAAGATGTCAAGCTCTCAAACAACCAGTTGAGGTTTGACATTTCTAAGATAAAATTGCCATTTGGGTTGGCTTCAATAGATTTGCATGCAAATCATTTGATGGGTTCGCTGTCGTCATCCATAAATAACATGACAAGCAGCTCTTTGGAGGTAATTGATGTCTCAAACAATTTCATTTCTGGTCACATTCCAGAATTTGTAGAAGGTTCAAGTTTGAAGGTGCTAAACTTGGGAAGCAACAATCTATCAGGTTCAATCCCAGTTTCTATTTCAAATTTGGTAGAACTCGAAAGATTGGACATCTCAAGGAATAACATACTGGGAAACATCCCTTCAAGTCTAGGTCAGTTGCAGAACCTACAATGGCTTGATGTATCTATAAATGGAATAACAGGACAAATACCAGGTAGCTTTTCACAGATCACTAGTCTCAAGCATGCAAATTTCAGGACAAACAGGCTGTGTGGAGAAATCCCCACAGAGTAG
- the LOC127131130 gene encoding NADP-dependent malic enzyme: MAYVNGSVGGGVKDLYGEDSATEDKLITPWSFSVASGCTLLRDPRYNKGLAFTEKERDAHYVRGLLPPAVYTQDLQEKRLMHNLHQYDVPLHRYIALMDLQERNERLFYKLLIDNVEELLPFVYTPIVGEACQKYGSIYRRPQGLYISLKEKGKILEVLKNWPEKTIQVIVVTDGERILGLGDLGAQGMGIPVGKLSLYTALGDRTITLGKATNPPRQCRGQMVIHIHCKMAATDIVPDLLPYYYHKLNMEWH, from the coding sequence ATGGCTTACGTGAACGGTTCTGTCGGTGGTGGTGTTAAGGATCTCTATGGTGAAGATAGTGCTACAGAAGATAAACTCATCACACCATGGAGTTTCTCTGTGGCTAGTGGATGCACTTTGCTCAGAGATCCACGTTACAACAAAGGTCTTGCTTTCACTGAGAAAGAAAGAGATGCTCATTACGTTCGTGGCCTTTTGCCTCCCGCTGTTTACACTCAAGATCTTCAGGAAAAGAGATTAATGCATAATCTTCACCAATATGATGTTCCTCTTCATAGGTATATAGCCTTGATGGATCTTCAGGAGAGGAATGAGAGGCTGTTTTACAAGCTTCTCATCGACAATGTCGAGGAATTGTTACCGTTTGTTTACACTCCAATTGTTGGAGAAGCATGTCAGAAATATGGAAGCATTTATAGGCGTCCTCAGGGTTTATATATCAGTTTGAAGGAGAAAGGCAAGATCCTTGAAGTTCTTAAGAACTGGCCGGAGAAAACTATTCAAGTTATTGTTGTGACAGATGGTGAACGTATATTAGGACTAGGAGATCTCGGTGCCCAGGGAATGGGAATTCCTGTTGGGAAGCTTTCTCTATATACTGCATTAGGAGACAGAACCATTACCTTAGGGAAAGCCACAAACCCGCCAAGACAATGCCGAGGACAAATGGTAATCCATATCCATTGTAAAATGGCTGCTACCGACATTGTGCCAGATCTGTTACCGTACTACTACCACAAGCTCAACATGGAATGGCATTGA